One part of the Deltaproteobacteria bacterium genome encodes these proteins:
- the mutL gene encoding DNA mismatch repair endonuclease MutL produces MTAIRVMPESLANKIAAGEVVERPASVVKELVENSIDAGATQISVEVEGKSCCHVRVVDNGHGMASDDALLALERHATSKIFTEADLLNINSLGFRGEALPSIAAVSKFVLRTRRRDSTAGTEIQATGGVLRQVRECGCPAGTLVGVRHLFYNQPVRRKFLRTERTEFGHILDVMTRLALARPEIHFSLSSRGRVVGDWTAVENLEQRLHQVYQTDIGSSWLPVTYKGESLAIDGFLSPPELHRANGKMLFFYVNRRAVRDRLLLHALMEAYRTLLPKGRFPLGVLFIAVPAAQVDVNVHPSKAEVRFQDARGVTEVVKAAARRALTPLKSRGWRRSLVSAVPGRKEPQWIQTKMQRPWSESLEVRETPAALQPAADISAAAAAAELPNREAASEAREQRDTPPLFGRLTVIGQLHHTYILCESEDGLILIDQHAAHERCLFDKLRAEVASSPLPSQQLLAPATLEFSGEESGWLQGAIELFAKLGFAVTPFGSNTFIVRSVPAVAMRADPLEMFKDMVAEAYESGAGPDPDRLLERALQSMACKLAVKAGQKLTVAEMTSLLSQLDEVDYYATCPHGRPFWWKLTTYEIGRFFGRL; encoded by the coding sequence ATGACAGCCATAAGAGTGATGCCCGAGTCTCTAGCCAACAAGATCGCCGCTGGTGAGGTGGTGGAAAGGCCTGCCTCGGTGGTCAAGGAGCTCGTCGAGAACTCAATAGATGCGGGTGCGACACAGATCAGTGTGGAAGTAGAAGGAAAGAGTTGTTGCCATGTGAGGGTTGTCGACAACGGCCATGGCATGGCGAGTGATGATGCCCTGTTGGCGCTCGAGCGGCACGCCACCAGCAAGATTTTTACTGAAGCAGACCTGCTCAACATAAACAGCCTTGGTTTTCGTGGAGAAGCCCTGCCGAGTATTGCCGCGGTGTCAAAGTTTGTGCTCCGCACGAGAAGGCGTGACAGCACAGCAGGTACTGAGATTCAGGCGACTGGTGGAGTACTGCGACAGGTAAGAGAGTGCGGCTGTCCTGCAGGCACACTGGTAGGAGTTCGGCATCTTTTTTACAATCAACCAGTGCGTCGCAAGTTTCTTCGCACAGAACGGACTGAATTTGGCCATATCCTGGATGTCATGACCAGATTGGCGCTGGCGCGACCAGAAATTCATTTCAGCCTCAGTTCTCGGGGTCGGGTGGTTGGCGATTGGACTGCGGTCGAGAACCTGGAGCAGCGGTTGCACCAGGTGTATCAGACAGATATAGGCAGCTCCTGGCTGCCGGTGACCTACAAGGGCGAATCCCTGGCAATTGACGGCTTCCTCAGTCCACCTGAGCTGCATCGGGCAAATGGCAAGATGCTCTTTTTCTATGTCAACCGGAGAGCGGTGCGCGACCGGTTGCTGCTGCACGCTCTCATGGAGGCCTACCGAACCCTGCTACCCAAAGGCAGGTTTCCCCTGGGAGTGCTCTTCATTGCTGTGCCTGCAGCACAGGTGGACGTCAATGTCCACCCGAGCAAAGCTGAAGTGCGCTTCCAGGATGCCCGGGGTGTGACCGAGGTGGTGAAGGCCGCTGCACGTCGGGCTCTGACACCTCTCAAGAGCCGAGGATGGCGGCGGAGCCTTGTCTCGGCGGTTCCCGGCAGAAAAGAGCCCCAGTGGATCCAGACAAAGATGCAGCGGCCATGGTCGGAGAGTCTAGAAGTGAGAGAAACCCCGGCTGCACTGCAGCCAGCAGCTGATATTTCAGCCGCCGCTGCTGCTGCGGAGCTGCCCAACAGGGAGGCAGCGAGCGAGGCGAGAGAGCAGAGGGATACTCCTCCTCTGTTTGGCAGGCTTACTGTCATAGGGCAGCTGCACCACACTTACATCCTCTGTGAATCGGAGGATGGGCTTATTCTAATTGATCAGCATGCAGCTCATGAACGTTGCCTCTTTGATAAACTGCGGGCAGAAGTTGCCTCCTCACCATTGCCGAGTCAACAATTGCTTGCTCCGGCAACCCTCGAGTTCTCGGGAGAGGAAAGCGGCTGGCTGCAGGGCGCCATTGAACTTTTTGCCAAGCTGGGCTTCGCTGTAACCCCTTTTGGCTCCAACACCTTCATAGTGAGATCAGTACCCGCTGTGGCAATGAGGGCAGATCCACTGGAGATGTTCAAGGATATGGTTGCCGAGGCATATGAGTCAGGAGCAGGCCCTGATCCAGATCGGCTGTTGGAAAGGGCCTTGCAATCCATGGCATGTAAGCTGGCAGTGAAGGCCGGACAAAAATTGACTGTTGCAGAAATGACCTCCTTGCTAAGCCAGCTCGATGAAGTGGACTATTATGCCACCTGTCCCCATGGTCGTCCCTTCTGGTGGAAGTTGACCACCTATGAAATCGGCCGATTCTTTGGCAGACTCTAA